Proteins encoded within one genomic window of Sphingomonas sp. NBWT7:
- a CDS encoding cytochrome P450, producing MSLPNIGGEHRDGRFTPPFPDPHPKKSSLFWRFVRGWNSWIHVLFAKSYTMKMGEIRTPGLHMYIANELPLVKRIMANWREFPKHRLLVRTLGPAIGNSVFSANGDDWATQRAMINPAFQQTALGHTLPMMRAAADALVERLRACDPLRPVDIDPLMTHVAADVIFRTLFSVPLDAAGAQRIYRGFNRFQRHAQSASMMRFYRLPSFGFFHRSRRAAAAIHAVFQPIVQARYDAYHAGAAAPADDILAALLAARHPESGRPFTFHELMSQVSTIFLAGHETSASAMSWTLYCLAEDRATQAAVRREVEAISGDDPIDAEAIRRLSLTRNVFREALRLYPPVAFMPREVTCPTQMRDKQLAPGAMLVVSPWLIQRNEDNWACPHTFDPTRFDDAANRAAMREAWLPFGAGPRTCVGQGFAMQEAVVILASVIRAFDFAPVPRDVPEPVSRLTLRPKNGIRLRVTPR from the coding sequence ATGTCCCTGCCCAACATCGGCGGTGAGCATCGTGACGGTCGCTTCACGCCGCCATTCCCCGATCCCCATCCGAAGAAATCATCGCTCTTCTGGCGCTTCGTGCGTGGGTGGAATTCGTGGATCCACGTGCTGTTCGCGAAGAGCTATACGATGAAGATGGGGGAGATCCGCACGCCGGGTCTCCACATGTATATCGCGAACGAGCTGCCGTTGGTGAAGCGGATCATGGCGAACTGGCGCGAGTTTCCCAAGCACCGCCTGCTCGTCCGCACGCTTGGGCCAGCGATCGGGAACAGCGTCTTTTCCGCCAATGGCGACGACTGGGCGACGCAACGTGCGATGATCAATCCGGCGTTTCAGCAGACCGCGCTCGGCCACACGCTGCCGATGATGCGGGCTGCGGCCGACGCGCTGGTCGAACGGCTTCGTGCGTGCGATCCGCTGCGCCCCGTCGATATCGATCCGCTGATGACGCACGTCGCCGCGGACGTTATTTTCCGGACGCTCTTTTCGGTGCCGCTCGATGCCGCGGGCGCGCAGCGCATCTACCGCGGGTTCAACCGGTTCCAGCGCCACGCCCAATCGGCGTCGATGATGCGCTTCTACCGCCTGCCCTCGTTCGGCTTCTTCCACCGCTCGCGGCGCGCGGCGGCCGCGATCCACGCCGTTTTTCAACCGATCGTGCAGGCGCGCTACGACGCCTATCACGCGGGAGCCGCGGCGCCGGCCGACGATATCCTCGCCGCGCTGCTTGCCGCCCGACATCCGGAGAGCGGCCGCCCGTTCACCTTCCACGAGCTGATGAGCCAAGTCTCGACGATCTTTCTCGCCGGCCACGAGACGTCGGCAAGCGCGATGAGCTGGACACTCTACTGTCTCGCCGAGGATCGGGCGACGCAGGCCGCCGTGCGCCGCGAAGTGGAGGCGATCAGTGGGGACGATCCGATCGACGCGGAGGCGATCAGGCGCCTATCCCTAACCCGCAACGTCTTCCGCGAGGCGCTACGCCTGTATCCGCCGGTCGCCTTCATGCCACGCGAGGTGACATGCCCCACACAGATGCGCGACAAGCAGCTCGCGCCTGGCGCGATGCTCGTCGTCTCGCCGTGGCTGATCCAGCGCAACGAGGACAATTGGGCCTGCCCCCACACGTTCGATCCAACGCGCTTCGACGATGCAGCGAACCGCGCCGCGATGCGTGAGGCATGGTTGCCGTTCGGCGCCGGCCCGCGCACCTGCGTCGGCCAAGGTTTCGCGATGCAGGAGGCTGTGGTCATCCTTGCCAGCGTGATCCGCGCGTTCGATTTCGCGCCGGTTCCGCGCGACGTGCCCGAACCGGTGAGCCGTCTGACCCTGCGCCCGAAGAACGGCATCCGGCTGCGCGTCACCCCACGCTGA
- the dinB gene encoding DNA polymerase IV, whose protein sequence is MDAFYASVEQRDEPALRGRPVAVGGSRARGVVAAASYEARAFGVRSAMPSVTALRRCPDLVFVPPRFDVYRAVSRQIHEIFADYTDRIEPLSLDEAYLDVTEDRHGLGSARAIAEQIRARIREATGLTASAGVSYNKFIAKLASDQNKPDGLCVIPPRHGAAFVAGLPVKRFHGVGPVTAEKMARLGIATGADLAAHPIAFLRAHFGSHADYLFGAARGVDDRPVRAHRQTKSIGAERTFEVNITDAAEAAAALAHVADAAWIRIARSGEQGRTVTLKLRDAAFNTRTRARSLTRPIADTAEFLSIGQDLLSRELPVAGGIRLLGLTLSGILDHVPTVQPTLPL, encoded by the coding sequence ATGGACGCCTTCTATGCGTCGGTCGAACAGCGCGACGAACCGGCGCTGCGCGGTCGGCCCGTCGCGGTGGGCGGATCACGGGCGCGCGGGGTAGTGGCCGCCGCCAGTTATGAAGCGCGCGCCTTCGGCGTACGCTCGGCGATGCCGTCGGTCACCGCGCTCCGGCGCTGTCCCGACCTAGTCTTCGTACCGCCACGGTTCGACGTCTATCGCGCGGTCAGCCGCCAGATCCACGAGATCTTCGCCGACTACACCGACCGCATCGAACCGCTAAGCCTCGACGAGGCCTATCTCGACGTTACCGAAGATCGCCACGGCCTGGGCTCCGCACGCGCGATCGCGGAGCAGATCCGCGCGCGTATCCGGGAAGCGACCGGCCTCACCGCCTCCGCCGGCGTCAGCTACAACAAATTCATCGCCAAGCTCGCCTCCGATCAGAACAAGCCCGACGGGCTATGCGTTATCCCGCCACGGCACGGCGCGGCTTTCGTCGCGGGGCTGCCGGTCAAACGCTTCCACGGCGTCGGGCCGGTCACGGCGGAAAAAATGGCGAGGCTCGGCATCGCGACCGGCGCAGACCTCGCGGCGCATCCGATCGCCTTCCTGCGCGCGCATTTCGGGAGCCACGCCGACTATTTGTTCGGCGCAGCTCGCGGCGTCGACGATCGGCCGGTGCGCGCTCACCGCCAGACGAAATCGATCGGTGCGGAACGCACGTTCGAGGTCAACATCACCGACGCCGCGGAGGCGGCAGCGGCGCTCGCCCACGTCGCCGACGCCGCCTGGATCCGCATCGCGCGCAGCGGTGAGCAGGGCCGCACCGTCACGCTCAAGCTGCGCGACGCGGCGTTCAACACGCGCACCCGTGCGCGCTCGCTGACGCGGCCGATCGCCGATACCGCCGAATTCCTGAGCATCGGCCAGGACCTCTTGTCACGCGAGCTTCCTGTCGCGGGCGGCATCCGGCTTCTAGGCCTGACGCTCTCGGGCATCCTCGATCACGTGCCCACCGTGCAGCCAACGCTGCCGCTCTAG
- a CDS encoding SET domain-containing protein produces the protein MVASFAGYAIYLAGLRQRLVEPNRASWLIWGTSTTIEAVTYAALNPRTPQSYVFLLSAAACLGIALALWRRSRWSAPDTVESLCMGASLAAIVLWLVFREAFWAHMLVVAVVPISFWPTWRSAIADRARERSPAWGLWTVGDLATLLLATRSGSQDVGEYAYVFVELVCHASVWFIIGLATINPLRSFGWRDGRLRVLDAYAPAVNPFHIAENHLGKAVYAAQGFVAGERIVRFGGRRVSAKRLPRRLLGSRDRYLQVAHDAYLGPSGGIDDLVNHSCAPNAGLRFAADEVVLIAIRDIAQNEEITWDYSTTLADDGWSMGCRCGAPICRGVVRAFVTLPPERQHWYLARNIVAPYLRGTKPPATNRRALCGLG, from the coding sequence GTGGTGGCCAGCTTCGCGGGATATGCGATCTACCTCGCCGGTCTGCGTCAGCGCCTCGTCGAGCCAAACCGTGCGTCCTGGCTGATCTGGGGCACATCGACGACGATCGAGGCGGTCACCTATGCAGCGCTCAATCCCCGCACGCCACAATCCTACGTCTTCCTCCTGTCCGCCGCCGCGTGCCTCGGTATCGCGCTGGCGCTGTGGCGGCGCTCGCGCTGGAGCGCGCCCGACACGGTCGAAAGCCTTTGCATGGGGGCCAGCCTCGCAGCGATCGTGCTGTGGCTCGTGTTTCGCGAGGCGTTCTGGGCACACATGCTGGTGGTCGCGGTGGTGCCGATCAGCTTCTGGCCGACGTGGCGCTCCGCGATCGCCGATCGCGCGCGCGAACGATCCCCGGCATGGGGCTTGTGGACGGTCGGCGACCTCGCGACGCTGCTGCTCGCGACGCGATCGGGCAGCCAGGATGTCGGCGAATACGCCTATGTCTTCGTCGAGCTCGTCTGCCACGCCAGCGTGTGGTTCATCATCGGTCTGGCGACGATCAACCCGCTGCGCTCGTTCGGCTGGCGCGACGGGCGGCTACGTGTGCTGGACGCCTATGCCCCCGCGGTGAACCCGTTCCACATCGCGGAGAATCATCTCGGCAAGGCGGTCTATGCCGCACAGGGCTTCGTCGCGGGCGAGCGGATCGTGCGCTTCGGCGGCCGGCGCGTTTCGGCGAAGCGGCTGCCGCGCCGGCTGCTTGGGTCGCGTGACCGCTATCTGCAGGTGGCGCACGACGCGTATCTGGGGCCGTCCGGCGGAATCGACGATCTCGTCAACCACAGCTGCGCGCCCAACGCCGGCCTGCGCTTCGCCGCCGACGAGGTCGTGCTGATCGCGATCCGCGACATCGCGCAGAACGAGGAGATCACGTGGGACTATTCGACCACGCTGGCGGACGACGGCTGGTCGATGGGGTGCCGGTGCGGCGCCCCGATTTGTCGCGGCGTGGTGCGCGCCTTCGTCACACTGCCACCCGAACGGCAGCATTGGTATCTCGCGCGGAATATTGTCGCGCCCTATCTGCGCGGCACCAAGCCGCCTGCGACCAATCGCCGCGCTCTATGCGGCTTGGGATAG
- a CDS encoding CHASE4 domain-containing protein, translating into MTAVGIAGALGITMLLAGVITPNFNELEQRAVAAHIDRTRAALIEYASKVESAVKDYGDWNASYDYMATPSAAFERESFSPLAMANLDINGMAYVGADRRVLIARWIDDDRKERAAMRRRLIDEIDRTDLAALLKGRNATYYYTRLGDVVAAVGVAQVRRSDGTGTPRGYVLMAREITSAQLSELLQLNARIELGTETLPGGRNTPTRMAIAVPITGADGRAVARAHFVVPRDVSVLGRRMLLLAVAGSTMLLLVVLVVLRRMIARLVLKPLARVETHMLRVRASGSMTLLDDDGRRDELGSLVRSFNAMLSQLKDLREQVEVQSFALGRSESAVAVMHNVRNALNPISTIIGRGIAQAAPIDRATLDRAATELARDDIPAARRAKLAAFVAAAIEALDTARREQVLQLGIGREAMAHVLDIIGEQQAHAHERPALAACDVTDIIAQNATIARYSAGTSIAFSFPAQPHPVLANRVILSQVIGNLFANAAEAIAAAGRQSGSLAVSVSEADDTVIVRIRDDGEGFDPDTGATLFQRGFSTRRHKSGGLGLHWCANSMTAMEGSLRLESEGRGRGAVAILTLRAPAPVLLSQAA; encoded by the coding sequence ATGACCGCCGTCGGTATCGCCGGCGCGTTGGGCATCACGATGCTGCTCGCCGGCGTCATCACCCCGAATTTCAACGAGCTCGAGCAGCGTGCGGTAGCCGCGCATATCGATCGCACGCGCGCCGCGCTGATCGAATATGCCTCCAAAGTGGAGAGCGCGGTCAAGGATTATGGCGACTGGAACGCCAGCTACGACTACATGGCGACGCCGAGTGCGGCGTTCGAGCGCGAAAGCTTCTCGCCATTGGCGATGGCGAACCTTGATATCAACGGCATGGCCTATGTCGGCGCCGATCGCCGTGTCTTGATCGCGCGCTGGATCGACGATGATCGCAAGGAGCGCGCCGCGATGCGGCGGCGGCTGATCGATGAGATCGATCGGACCGACCTTGCCGCGTTGCTGAAGGGGCGCAATGCCACCTATTACTACACTCGCCTGGGTGACGTCGTCGCCGCGGTCGGCGTGGCGCAGGTGCGGCGCAGCGACGGAACCGGCACGCCGCGTGGCTATGTCCTCATGGCGCGCGAGATAACCTCCGCACAGCTAAGCGAGCTGTTGCAGCTGAACGCACGGATCGAGCTTGGCACCGAAACGCTGCCGGGCGGACGCAACACGCCGACGCGAATGGCGATCGCGGTGCCGATCACCGGTGCCGATGGACGTGCGGTGGCGCGGGCCCATTTCGTCGTGCCGCGTGACGTGTCGGTGCTGGGACGACGGATGCTGCTGCTCGCGGTCGCCGGTTCGACGATGCTGCTGCTGGTGGTGCTGGTGGTGCTTCGCCGGATGATCGCGCGGCTGGTGCTGAAGCCGCTCGCCCGGGTCGAGACGCATATGCTGCGCGTTCGGGCCTCAGGATCGATGACGTTGTTGGACGACGACGGGCGACGCGACGAACTTGGCTCGCTCGTGCGAAGCTTCAACGCGATGCTGAGCCAGCTCAAGGATCTGCGCGAGCAGGTCGAGGTACAATCCTTTGCCCTTGGCCGATCGGAGAGCGCGGTGGCGGTGATGCACAATGTGCGTAACGCGCTGAACCCGATCTCGACGATCATCGGGCGCGGGATCGCGCAGGCCGCACCGATCGACCGCGCGACGCTCGACCGCGCGGCGACCGAGCTGGCGCGCGACGATATACCTGCGGCCCGGCGCGCGAAGCTGGCGGCGTTCGTTGCCGCCGCGATCGAGGCGCTCGACACCGCGCGGCGCGAACAGGTGCTGCAGCTGGGGATCGGCCGTGAGGCAATGGCGCACGTGCTCGACATCATCGGCGAGCAGCAGGCGCACGCGCACGAGCGGCCCGCGCTGGCCGCGTGCGACGTAACCGACATCATCGCGCAGAACGCGACGATCGCGCGCTATTCGGCGGGAACCTCGATCGCCTTCAGCTTCCCCGCGCAACCGCATCCGGTGCTCGCCAATCGCGTGATCCTGAGCCAGGTGATCGGCAATCTCTTCGCCAATGCGGCCGAGGCGATCGCGGCGGCGGGGCGGCAGAGCGGATCGCTGGCGGTATCGGTGAGCGAGGCGGACGATACCGTCATCGTCAGGATCCGTGACGACGGCGAGGGCTTCGACCCCGACACAGGCGCTACCTTGTTCCAGCGCGGCTTTTCGACCCGCCGACACAAATCGGGCGGGCTCGGGCTACACTGGTGCGCCAATTCGATGACCGCGATGGAGGGATCGCTGCGGTTGGAAAGCGAGGGCCGCGGCCGCGGTGCGGTGGCGATCCTGACACTGCGCGCGCCGGCGCCGGTGCTTCTATCCCAAGCCGCATAG
- a CDS encoding bifunctional diguanylate cyclase/phosphodiesterase has protein sequence MRLLIVDDEPAMHESYRRSFAPIGDGAATALSAMASDLFGEGADDAGATPDVPAFECVHHLQGLDAVAAVEVAMHDGHPFAVAFIDVRMPPGIDGKETAARIRALDPHINIVIVTGYSDFSPVEISRVAGPADKIFYLAKPFEVAEIVQTATALGRRWQVDQELEAARARLAQQVIQLEEQAAELAANESRAVHIANHDTLTDAPNRLAFQRALGERVRRPGRFAVAMVDLDRFKLINDTLGHLAGDELIRAICGVLQGALPEGGMMARLGGDEFGLLFDTAGDEAAVMACDRVVAACGTTIKVLGHSVQGSASAGVVTADEEGARDPVDLMRRADLALNDAKRQGRNTARLFDESMDEGIRVRRRIENGLSQAIARDELGMVYQPIVANGTFEIVGFEALLRWYTKEHGPISPAIFIPIAEESNLIHELGDWVLAKSLEVLSQWPGQYVSVNFSPRQFRRHNFVGHVMEQVQRAGVEPHRLQIEITETAIFDDAERALETLYKLRQMGFRIALDDFGTGYSSLYNIRKFALDSLKIDRSFIDGMGRERESAAIVHSIIHLGRALGLGVIAEGVETEMQVALLRAAGASHLQGYLFSRPVAADEARAMAEARYLAGPPDDEELAATGTNG, from the coding sequence ATGCGTTTGCTGATCGTTGACGACGAACCCGCGATGCACGAATCGTATCGGCGCAGCTTCGCGCCGATCGGCGACGGTGCCGCGACCGCCCTGTCGGCGATGGCGAGCGACCTGTTCGGGGAAGGGGCGGACGACGCCGGAGCGACACCGGACGTCCCGGCGTTCGAGTGCGTTCATCACCTACAGGGGCTCGACGCCGTCGCTGCGGTGGAGGTGGCGATGCATGATGGCCATCCCTTCGCCGTCGCATTCATCGACGTGCGCATGCCGCCGGGGATCGATGGCAAGGAGACGGCGGCCCGCATCCGGGCGCTCGATCCGCACATCAACATCGTGATCGTCACCGGCTATTCCGATTTTTCCCCGGTCGAGATCAGCCGCGTCGCCGGCCCGGCCGACAAGATCTTTTACCTCGCCAAACCGTTCGAAGTGGCGGAAATCGTGCAGACTGCAACCGCGCTCGGCCGCCGCTGGCAGGTTGATCAAGAGCTCGAGGCGGCGCGCGCCAGACTGGCGCAGCAGGTGATCCAACTGGAGGAGCAGGCGGCGGAACTTGCCGCGAACGAGAGCCGCGCGGTCCATATCGCCAATCACGACACGCTGACCGATGCGCCCAACCGGCTCGCCTTCCAGCGCGCGCTTGGCGAGCGGGTGCGGCGGCCCGGCCGGTTCGCGGTCGCGATGGTCGATCTCGACCGGTTCAAGCTTATCAACGATACGCTTGGGCACCTGGCAGGTGACGAGCTGATCCGCGCGATCTGCGGCGTGCTGCAGGGCGCGCTGCCCGAAGGCGGCATGATGGCACGGCTGGGCGGCGACGAATTCGGCCTGCTGTTCGACACCGCGGGCGACGAAGCGGCGGTGATGGCGTGCGATCGCGTGGTGGCGGCCTGCGGCACGACGATCAAAGTGCTTGGCCACTCCGTGCAGGGCTCCGCCTCCGCGGGCGTAGTGACCGCGGACGAAGAGGGCGCGCGCGATCCGGTCGATCTGATGAGGCGTGCCGATCTCGCGCTCAACGATGCCAAGCGTCAGGGCCGCAACACCGCGCGCCTGTTCGACGAAAGCATGGACGAGGGCATTCGCGTGCGCCGCCGAATCGAGAATGGCCTGTCGCAGGCGATCGCGCGCGATGAGCTGGGCATGGTGTATCAGCCGATCGTCGCCAACGGGACGTTCGAGATCGTCGGGTTCGAGGCGCTGCTGCGCTGGTACACCAAGGAGCACGGCCCGATCAGCCCGGCGATCTTCATTCCGATCGCCGAGGAATCGAACCTCATTCACGAACTCGGCGATTGGGTGCTCGCCAAGTCGCTGGAGGTGTTGAGCCAGTGGCCGGGGCAATATGTGTCGGTCAACTTCTCGCCGCGCCAGTTCCGCCGGCACAATTTCGTCGGTCACGTGATGGAGCAGGTGCAGCGCGCTGGCGTTGAGCCGCATCGGCTGCAGATCGAGATCACCGAGACGGCGATCTTCGATGATGCCGAGCGTGCGTTGGAGACGCTGTACAAGCTGCGCCAGATGGGGTTCCGCATCGCGCTGGACGATTTCGGCACCGGCTATTCCAGCCTCTACAACATCCGCAAATTCGCGCTCGACAGCCTGAAGATCGATCGCAGCTTCATCGACGGCATGGGCCGCGAGCGCGAATCGGCGGCGATCGTCCACTCGATCATTCACCTCGGCCGCGCGCTTGGCCTTGGCGTCATCGCGGAAGGGGTGGAGACCGAGATGCAGGTCGCGCTGCTGCGCGCCGCGGGCGCGAGCCATCTGCAAGGGTATCTCTTTTCGCGCCCGGTCGCCGCCGACGAGGCACGTGCGATGGCGGAAGCGCGCTACCTTGCGGGCCCGCCTGACGACGAGGAACTTGCCGCGACCGGCACCAACGGCTGA
- a CDS encoding ROK family protein — protein sequence MDDAPLIAGVELGGTKCIVMLASGPEAVHERVELPTTKPDETLAAIKAVIDGWRGYAALGIASFGPVSIDPKAGDYGRITSTPKPGWAGTDVARRLAARYGLPTGFHSDVVGAALGEARWGAAAGLDDLAYVTVGTGIGVGLVAHGRPVDGLTHSELGHVRPQRLGGDDWSGVCPFHGACVEGLASGPAIAARSGIKGEDLPPDHPAWDGVVHALAQMLHMVVLTGVPRRIVMGGGVMVGSQFLFPRVRAALRQSLGGYIAIAEVEDVDTFVVPPALGNNAGPLGAIVLGEQALRAG from the coding sequence ATGGACGACGCGCCGCTGATCGCCGGGGTTGAACTGGGCGGCACCAAGTGCATCGTCATGCTGGCGAGCGGGCCGGAAGCGGTTCACGAGCGCGTCGAGCTGCCGACGACCAAGCCCGACGAGACCCTGGCGGCGATCAAAGCGGTGATCGACGGCTGGCGCGGCTATGCGGCGCTCGGCATCGCGAGCTTCGGGCCGGTATCGATCGACCCCAAAGCGGGCGACTATGGCCGCATCACCTCGACGCCCAAGCCGGGCTGGGCGGGCACCGATGTCGCGCGCCGTTTGGCGGCACGGTACGGCTTGCCGACGGGGTTCCACAGCGACGTTGTCGGCGCGGCGCTGGGCGAAGCGCGATGGGGCGCGGCGGCGGGGCTCGACGATCTCGCCTATGTCACCGTCGGGACCGGGATTGGTGTCGGTCTGGTGGCACACGGGCGACCCGTCGACGGGCTGACGCACAGCGAGCTCGGCCATGTTCGCCCGCAGCGCCTTGGCGGTGACGACTGGAGCGGAGTGTGCCCGTTCCACGGCGCCTGTGTCGAAGGGCTGGCGTCGGGCCCGGCAATCGCCGCGCGCAGCGGGATAAAGGGGGAGGATCTGCCGCCCGATCATCCCGCGTGGGACGGAGTGGTGCACGCGCTGGCGCAGATGCTGCACATGGTGGTGCTGACCGGCGTGCCGCGGCGCATCGTGATGGGCGGGGGCGTGATGGTGGGAAGCCAATTCCTTTTCCCGCGCGTGCGCGCCGCTCTGCGCCAATCGCTTGGCGGCTATATCGCGATTGCCGAGGTGGAGGATGTCGACACGTTCGTCGTGCCCCCAGCGCTGGGCAACAATGCCGGGCCGCTCGGCGCGATCGTTCTCGGCGAACAGGCGCTGCGCGCCGGCTGA
- a CDS encoding MarR family winged helix-turn-helix transcriptional regulator, producing the protein MTNQLVLDRFLPYRLSITSNLVSDRIARAYESLFGLTIPEWRLVAVVAEAAAITQAEIGERTRMDKVTVSRAAIALVDRGLLVRAPNPGDKRSHHLLLTDAGRDLYASVAPKAIELEAKVFARFTRAELDNFVAMLRRIDAAALEE; encoded by the coding sequence ATGACCAACCAGCTCGTGCTCGACCGGTTCCTGCCGTATCGCCTCTCGATCACGTCGAACCTCGTCAGCGATCGCATCGCGCGTGCGTACGAATCGCTGTTCGGGCTGACGATCCCCGAGTGGCGGCTCGTCGCGGTGGTGGCGGAGGCGGCGGCGATCACCCAGGCAGAGATCGGCGAGCGGACGCGGATGGACAAGGTGACGGTGAGTCGCGCCGCGATTGCACTCGTCGATCGCGGACTGCTGGTGCGCGCACCCAACCCCGGCGACAAGAGATCGCACCATCTGTTGCTGACCGATGCGGGGCGGGACCTTTACGCCAGCGTCGCGCCCAAGGCGATCGAGCTGGAGGCGAAGGTGTTCGCACGCTTCACCAGGGCCGAACTCGACAATTTCGTCGCGATGCTGCGGCGGATCGACGCCGCGGCGTTGGAGGAATGA
- the hppD gene encoding 4-hydroxyphenylpyruvate dioxygenase: MSTVASLETPLSPAADNPLGLNGFEFVEFTSPDPEAMARQFEQLGFVATHRHPTKNITRYKQGRINLMLNRDEAGRVKQFRNEHGASASAMAFRVADPAKAVEWAVANGAELTDEDDTVIKGIGGSYLYFIKDDADLYANWAKYPGWQEAEAKNNVGLDLLDHLTHNVRRGQMQVWSQFYRTLFNFEEQKYFDIKGKATGLFSQAMIAPDKAIRIPLNESQDDNSQIEEFIREYQGEGIQHLALTTDDIYDTVERLRARGVKLQDTIETYYELVDKRVPGHGEDLERLRKNRILLDGSIENGEGILLQIFTENMFGPIFFEIIQRKGNEGFGNGNFQALFESIELDQIRRGVIKVDA; this comes from the coding sequence ATGTCGACTGTCGCTTCGCTCGAGACGCCGCTGAGCCCTGCCGCCGATAATCCGCTCGGCCTCAACGGCTTTGAGTTCGTCGAATTCACCTCGCCCGATCCCGAGGCGATGGCGCGACAGTTCGAGCAGCTGGGCTTCGTCGCGACGCATCGCCACCCGACCAAAAACATCACGCGCTACAAGCAGGGCCGCATCAACCTGATGCTCAACCGCGACGAGGCGGGCCGGGTGAAGCAGTTTCGCAACGAACACGGCGCCTCGGCCAGCGCGATGGCGTTCCGTGTCGCCGATCCGGCCAAAGCGGTCGAGTGGGCCGTCGCCAACGGCGCCGAGCTGACGGACGAGGACGATACCGTCATCAAGGGGATCGGCGGCTCGTACCTTTATTTCATCAAGGACGATGCGGATCTTTACGCCAATTGGGCGAAATATCCGGGCTGGCAGGAGGCCGAGGCCAAGAATAACGTCGGGCTCGACCTGCTCGATCACCTCACCCACAATGTCCGCCGCGGCCAGATGCAGGTGTGGAGCCAGTTCTACCGCACGCTCTTCAATTTCGAGGAGCAGAAGTATTTCGACATCAAGGGCAAGGCGACGGGCCTGTTCAGCCAGGCGATGATCGCGCCCGACAAGGCGATCCGCATCCCGCTGAACGAGAGTCAGGACGACAATTCGCAGATCGAGGAATTCATCCGCGAATATCAGGGCGAAGGCATCCAACACCTCGCGCTGACCACCGACGATATCTACGACACCGTCGAGCGGCTGCGTGCCCGCGGCGTGAAGCTGCAGGACACGATCGAGACCTATTACGAGCTGGTTGACAAGCGCGTGCCCGGCCACGGCGAGGATCTCGAACGGCTGCGCAAGAACCGCATCCTGCTCGACGGCTCGATCGAGAATGGCGAGGGCATCCTGCTCCAGATCTTCACCGAGAACATGTTCGGCCCGATCTTCTTCGAGATCATCCAGCGCAAGGGCAACGAAGGCTTCGGCAACGGCAACTTCCAGGCGCTGTTCGAGTCGATCGAGCTCGATCAGATCCGTCGGGGCGTCATCAAGGTCGATGCCTGA